A single genomic interval of Corvus hawaiiensis isolate bCorHaw1 chromosome 5, bCorHaw1.pri.cur, whole genome shotgun sequence harbors:
- the SH3TC1 gene encoding SH3 domain and tetratricopeptide repeat-containing protein 1 isoform X2, with amino-acid sequence MESLAGAGGTSMLSTNTIVPALEGEQDKNLGREEAEQGMCRCDCKHVESSAAISTVRDGVGMDTLQEQIVECSPSEKCMNVCSRTLPSQAENFPTDISLKLTMIKRKSGCPDSRLQRQLRGQLRLLENDSKEVVTVFSELSARLLSIHSDQDLIVVTFKTFEEIWKFLTYHSLGFINHCMENLFLDHSFWLYSQEEEDTGLEVCINEKSLNLMYRSLLVQEGSFFVLCPDNTIRKMMVTDNEITFFETEAFTEDVTGASVDGDMSMLSNASLEPLEPFHQWFLKGYPNPVDFSFKNESKSIRKVAMGSCLAVMNYESIVSEELSFQEGDKIEVIGYFIECMEWFLGKHVFTGQVGFVKTSHVKLDLSRNKQQDLDFLEAEELSFFSKEKNLEEVVHLLKQTSITDVCSVYRIDALEEPEFHKAHECDIPCSPSSTGSTSKNGKIEELLKNFKNLEASQADEPTAEGKESAGSSKTEIFLLSEGPCFHICQDDVQASDIFEPLLLFLNRKEYESSFQSLYDSSYSFTNCMFYGFSEEEDLVSFLRLAREAAKKAGLSWALARLCFLLGRLSVKKLKLSQARVYFEEALRAVAGEFNDLYFVMALYTNLTVIYLTQKNKEKCTHVFDKAASLLMGIPNYICSADLEADILKYALKRTILSQNKHAEARACFLLAKHYSACKQHQEALPFLERFQLLLNDLGLQNTLSNNCYFKLAESYHEKCLPHIVLSCIKVTSCQSTNNLMDSLKRIDLVIKNAPRVDGLRKLGQILPSQIAPYLIQALSSVFTNEQEGLCSTLYLSLAKLYSHHKQYGKAIAYMMKALGSASAKPEETINYLVSLAWLYILYKQYDVALAILNAVVCSAWSNPQQLGIAYNMLAIALKRTNNTKEAAESYYKALRLSEETEMTHNQAIALANFGALCLHAAASKLAEHYFIRAVKLFSKLPVMECGQDFIQVLLQLGYYYVGGTEKEKGRFYYEWAFLVAMEMSHLESQLQAIKLLCQFYTTVVPNETQCVIYNEYQLSLARKMSNKVLEGQILETTSQLYLSLGTERAYRSALEYTKRSLGIFIDLQKKEKEAYAWLRAGKIYYVLRQNELVDLYIQVAQDAALCTGDPNLGMELFEAAGDIFFNGQGSPTCCSDWQRNH; translated from the exons ATGGAGAGTTTGGCAGGGGCAGGTGGCACATCCATGCTCAGCACTAACACCATCGTCCCTGCTCTGGAGGGAGAGCAAGACAAGAACTTggggagggaagaagcagagcagggaatgtgCAGGTGTGACTGCAAACATGTGGAGAGCAGTGCTGCCATCAGCACAGTCAGGGATGGAGTCGGGATGGACACATTGCAAGAACAAATAG TAGAGTGTTCTCCAAGTGAAAAATGCATGAATGTCTGTTCAAGGACCCTTCCCAGTCAGGCAGAGAATTTTCCAACTG ATATCTCCTTGAAGTTAACAATGATAAAAAGAAAGAGTGGATGTCCTGATTCCAGGCTCCAAAGACAGCTCAGAGGGCAGCTCCGTCTTCTGGAAAATGACAGCAAGGAGGTGGTGACAGTTTTCAGT GAGCTTTCTGCCAGACTCCTATCTATTCACAGTGATCAAGATCTAATAGTGGTGACATTTAAAACTTTTGAAGAAATATGGAAGTTTCTAACCTACCACTCACTGG GTTTTATAAACCATTGCATGGAGAATTTATTTCTAGATCACTCTTTCTGGCTATATTCCCAAGAGGAGGAAGACACAGGCCTTGAAGTCTgtataaatgaaaaatcattaaatttGATGTACAGAAGTCTGCTAGTACAGGAAG gatctttttttgttttatgtcCTGACAATACGATAAGAAAGATGATGGTTACAGAcaatgaaataactttttttgaGACTGAGGCTTTTACTGAAGATGTAACAGGTGCATCTGTGGATGGTGACATGTCCATGTTGTCTAATGCTTCTCTGGAGCCATTGGAGCCTTTCCATCA atgGTTTCTCAAAGGGTATCCTAATCCTgttgatttttcatttaaaaatgaatctAAATCCATCAGAAAAGTTG CAATGGGATCCTGTCTCGCTGTGATGAATTATGAAAGTATTGTGTCAGAAGAGCTGAGTTTTCAGGAAGGGGACAAAATTGAGGTCATTGGCTACTTCATTGAATGCATGGAATGGTTTCTTGGAAAACATGTGTTTACTGGCCAAGTGGGTTTTGTAAAGACAAGTCATGTTAAACTGGACCTATCTAGAAATAA ACAACAAGATCTGGATTTTCTTGAAGCAGAAGAgctatcttttttttcaaaagaaaaaaatctagaagAAGTAGTACATTTGTTGAAACAAACCTCCATCACAGATGTTTGCTCTGTGTACAGAATAG ATGCATTAGAAGAACCTGAATTTCATAAAGCTCATGAATGTG atatCCCATGCTCACCTTCTAGCACGGGATCCACTAGCAAGAATGGCAAGATAGAAGAATTGCTGAAGAACTTCAAGAATTTGGAGGCTTCTCAAGCTGACGAGCCAACTGCTGAAGGGAAGGAATCTGCTGGCTCTtcaaagactgaaatatttcttctatCTGAAGGGCCTTGTTTCCACATATGTCAAGATGATGTTCAAGCATCTGACATCTTTGAGCCATTGTTACTCTTCTTAAATAGGAAAGAGTATGAGAGTAGCTTCCAAAGCCTGTATGATTCCTCTTATTCTTTTACCAATTGCATGTTTTATGGATTTTCAGAAGAAGAAGACCTGGTTAGTTTTTTAAGATTAGCAAgggaagcagcaaagaaagcagGCCTGTCCTGGGCACTAGCAAGGCTGTGCTTTCTCTTAGGCAGGCTCAGTGTTAAAAAGCTGAAGCTTTCCCAAGCTCGAGTGTATTTTGAGGAGGCATTGAGAGCAGTAGCTGGAGAGTTTAATGATTTGTACTTTGTGATGGCTCTTTATACAAATCTAACAGTCATCTACTTGACCCAGAAGAACAAAGAGAAGTGTACTCATGTTTTTGACAAGGCTGCATCTCTTCTCATGGGAATTCCCAACTACATTTGCAGTGCTGACCTGGAGGCAGATATACTGAAGTATGCTCTGAAGAGGACAATTTTGAGCCAGAACAAACATGCAGAGGCAAGGGCATGCTTTCTACTGGCAAAACATTACAGTGCATGCAAACAACACCAAGAAGCACTGCCATTCTTGGAAAGATTTCAGCTGTTGCTCAATGACCTGGGCTTACAAAACACTTTATCCAACAACTGTTACTTCAAACTAGCAGAGTCCTACCATGAAAAGTGTTTGCCACACATCGTATTAAGCTGTATAAAAGTTACCTCTTGCCAGAGCACCAATAACTTAATGGATTCCCTGAAAAGGATTGATTTAGTCATCAAAAATGCTCCCAGAGTAGATGGCCTGAGAAAACTCGGGCAAATACTCCCATCCCAAATTGCACCTTACCTCATACAAGcactttcttctgtgtttaCAAATGAGCAGGAAGGACTGTGCAGCACTCTCTATCTTAGCTTAGCAAAGCTCTACAGCCACCACAAACAGTATGGAAAAGCCATTGCTTACATGATGAAAGCACTGGGCTCTGCTTCTGCTAAGCCAGAGGAAACTATTAACTATTTGGTTTCGCTTGCTTGGCTGTACATTCTTTACAAGCAATATGATGTGGCTTTAGccattttaaatgctgttgTATGCTCTGCATGGAGCAATCCCCAGCAACTCGGCATCGCTTATAACATGCTGGCCATTGCTTTGAAAAGGACAAACAACACAAAAGAAGCTGCTGAGAGCTACTACAAAGCACTGCGTCTTTCAGAAGAGACTGAGATGACCCACAACCAAGCCATAGCCCTGGCTAATTTTGGGGCACTCTGCCTGCATGCAGCAGCCAGCAAGCTGGCAGAACATTATTTCATCAGGGCAGTTAAGCTATTCTCCAAGCTTCCAGTTATGGAATGTGGTCAAGACTTTATCCAAGTCCTCCTTCAGCTGGGATATTATTATGTTGGTggaactgaaaaagagaaaggaaggttTTATTATGAATGGGCTTTTTTAGTTGCCATGGAGATGAGTCATCTGGAGA GCCAACTACAAGCAATTAAACTTCTGTGTCAGTTCTACACTACAGTTGTTCCCAATGAGACTCAATGTGTCATCTACAATGAATATCAACTATCTTTAGCTAGAAAGATGTCCAACAAAGTTCTGGAGGGACAGATTTTGGAAACCACTAGTCAGCTCTATTTGTCTTTAGGAACAGAGAG